GAAAAGGGCGACAAGTTTCCATTCTCGAAATAAAAATAAGCCCCTTTAGCAGGGGCTTTCTTAAAACAAACTGATCTGTTGTGCGTTAACAGATACTTTATCGACTTCTTTCAGTATTCGCCAAATCATCCGGTCGCTCAGACCAAAAGAAGTGGCCAAGTTGGCCACGGTTGCATTGACGCCGATTTCGTTCGAGTGTTTATCGAACTCAGTTCGTATCATCCGGTTCCTAGTTTCACGAATGGCATCTTTACAGTTAGGGATGTATAGCGCTTCACCCCCAAAGTGCTTGGTGAGGATGTCAGCCGCAAGGATACCCACTTCTTCGGCAATGGCCTGATAGCGGATATTGCCTGCAAAGGTCTTGTTTTTTGAGATTGGGAAAGTCTGCCCGCCATAGCGTTCAACCAATAGCAGCGTCTTTTGCACACCGATCAGTCGAACCAATAGTTGTGCGTTCTCTGGTAGCACATGCGCTACGCTAGCAAGATCCGCAATGTTTACTCGTTGATTCATGAATGCCTCCGTTGATCGTATGTTAAAGCAGCCACGATTTTGCGCAAATTCTCCTGCCCACACCATTCAACCCGATCTACCCCAAACATCCGTTTAGCCATTGCATCGGCGTAGGCCATTGGGCGGCCAGCATCGGCCAAGAGCGCATTGATCTTACTCATCAGGGCTTTATTGCCAGAGGCCACGCTATTCACAGTCCGCCCCGCCTTACTGGATGGCTTAAAGCCAAGACGCTTTAGCTCTGTAAATACCCCCGCTAGCCTAGTCGCCGGAATATCCTTGGCAGAACGAACACCCGCCACGCGTTGCAGCATGTCACGGTAGACGTCATCACTCATGCCAAGCTGTGATTTGGCGATGTGGATTTTAGCGAGATCGGTTTTACTCACACTCATGATTTATCATCTTTCAGAAAGCACATTGTCGAGAGGGCTCAAAGAACCGTCTCGACAGTGGGTTTTCATCAGATCATCTGGCCTATTGTTCGTCGGTGGATCGGGTCAGAGCGCATCCCAATGGTGCCGCCTTCGTTGTGCCTGGTATCAGTCAGCCGGATGATTCTTCCTTGG
The genomic region above belongs to Leeia speluncae and contains:
- a CDS encoding Mor transcription activator family protein; this encodes MNQRVNIADLASVAHVLPENAQLLVRLIGVQKTLLLVERYGGQTFPISKNKTFAGNIRYQAIAEEVGILAADILTKHFGGEALYIPNCKDAIRETRNRMIRTEFDKHSNEIGVNATVANLATSFGLSDRMIWRILKEVDKVSVNAQQISLF
- a CDS encoding gp16 family protein, which gives rise to MSVSKTDLAKIHIAKSQLGMSDDVYRDMLQRVAGVRSAKDIPATRLAGVFTELKRLGFKPSSKAGRTVNSVASGNKALMSKINALLADAGRPMAYADAMAKRMFGVDRVEWCGQENLRKIVAALTYDQRRHS